The Scomber japonicus isolate fScoJap1 chromosome 21, fScoJap1.pri, whole genome shotgun sequence region CAGTATGGTACTGTGGTTGCACCGCAGACAACAGGAAAGCTCTCCAGCGCATCATCAAGACTGCAGAGAGGATCATCGGCACTCAGCTCCCCAGACCAGAGGACATCTTCCAGACCCGCTGCAACCGCAAGACTAAGAGCATTGAGACagcacactaaccctaaccctggataCTTCTTCTTTGCCCCCCCCTGCCCTCAGGAAGGTGCTACAGTACACTGAGCGCCCGCACAACAAGACTAAATAACACCTTCTACCACAGAGCTGTTACACTTCTCAACtccacccccctcccacacTGATGCCCCCACGCCCCCTCTCTCGTCAACACACACTTGCACGAACACATTGCACTACTGCCCCTTTAAGGCTTGGACTTATTTGcacatgttttaattattgttgattttgccctattgtatatattgttaattgttttcttttatattgttatatttatttatatgtacaaGGCAGCTGGAGGACTGTTCCAACAAAATTTCATTGTCCTGTACAATGGCAATAAAGACTatgctattctattctattctattctattctattctattctattctattccattccattatattccattccattccattccattctattctattctattctattctattctattctattctattctattctattctattctgttctactctattctattctattctaaatcTTAAATTATGCAATTGGAATCGAGATCACTCCAATCCATAGATGGACAGGGCTGCAGTCAGTCAATCATCCTGTTGTGCTTTGGTCAATTaggtatattttcattttaaattagcTCTAATGGCTAtaattttgaaaagaaatatgtgtaacacctgtggtaataagttggaatgaagttggctaaaaaggtcaaaggtcagtggTTTACCTTTTTCACCCAGATTTGTTGTCTCTGCCTCCAGCCTTGccttgtgaatgtgtgtgtgtttgaggttgTATGTggccatgtgtgtgtggttgtgtgtgaccatgtgtatgtgtgtgaagttgtATGtggccatgcatgtgtgtttgaggtTGTATGTGtccatttatgtgtgtgtgtggttgtatgtggccatgcatgtgtgtgtgaggttgtatgtggccatgcatgtgtgtgtgagaggtttTATGTGgccatgcatatgtgtgtgaagTTGTATGCGgccatgcatgtgtgagtgtgaggttGTATGtggccatgcatgtgtgtgtgaggttgtatGTGgccgtgtatgtgtgtttgaggtTGTATGtggccatgtgtgtgtgtgtgaggttgtatgtgtccatgtatgtgtgtgtgagcttgtaTGTGgccatgtacagtatgtgtgtgaggttgTATGTGGCCATGCATGTCTGTTTGAGGTTGAATGTGACCAcgtgtgtgtgaggttgtatGTGgccatgcgtgtgtgtgtgagaggtttTATGTGgccatgcatatgtgtgtgaagTTGTATGcggccatgcatgtgtgtgtgaggttgcatgtggccgtgtgtgtgtgtgtgaggttgtatgtgtccatgtgtgtgtgtgtgaggttgtatgtgtccatgtatgtgtgtgtgagcttgtaTGTGGCCATGCATGTCTGTTTGAGGTTGAATGTGACCAcgtgtgtgtgaggttgtatgtggacatgtgtgtgtgaggttattaaaatattattagtGACTACTACTACACATGCATGTACTGTGGTTAGTTTATTTCAGACCAGAATGAGTATGATTTTCAGGGGCCCTTGGGAGCACTAATCTAacctaaatctaaatctaaaggTATAAGAGAATCTGATCAAGATGAACAGATACCGGATGTATGTTTGGTTGCTTCTTGTTTTCAGTATATGTTGAGTTTAGTCAGTAAAGAGACACCAAAGCTGGCTCCGGTGTCTCTTCTTGGTTTCTCCACCTGCGATGCTTCTTTCACAAAAGGTAAGAAAATGAGGAATTGAACTATTTAAGGATCCACCTGAAATACTGAACAAGCTGTGTTGCCTATTTATGAAAAGATGTCAGCATTAACAACATCTCATTTGATTGGTTTTCAAGCCTCGAGTCAACATATTGTCACCTCAGAGACATCAAGTCCTGCAAAATACGTCCAAGAAAGCCTATCAATCATTCATTGGGTCCAACACTTCTAAActagttgtctgtgctttctcatctcacaggtaatctgggcctgtagacgtccggatgacagattccagtcccggaccttctagcttcattgttgattttcattgtgcttctctcctctatccttcctttctctcctctctaccccaaccggtcgaggcagatgttctcccactctgagtctggtgctgaggtttcttcctgttaaaaagggagttttttcttgccactgtgtctcatgtgggaatgttgggtctctttaaagttaaaacctgaagagttgggtttagaacctgctctatgtgtaaagtgccttgagatgactttgctgtgatttggcgctatacaaataaagattgattaattgacacTTAAGCGCTGAACTTTTGACCTATATAATTTACGATGTGGGAAATGTATGGAGGTGCATTGCAAATGAGACTGTACACTAGCTGCACATGTAATTCTTGGTATGTTATGCAAATAGAGACAAACCGcaatattttccctttttgacATCATGCTCTGCACACTGTTATGTACCTAACATCAAGCAGCTCTTCTCATGCTATAGTGTACTGCTGACTAATTCATAgcttttcaacttttttttttttttaactgtttcaGGCCTTGATATTGTCATTACAGTAGCAGTTAGGGAGATGTCAAGTTCCCACGTGAAGCTCAGCATTGCATTGTAATTGCACGTGAATTTTACCCCcctgattttacacattgtaACCACATCTGGAGTGTTCATAtagacacctgactgttgttgaCTGACTGGCCGCTTAATGAGGGACTGTGATGTCTGGTTGCTTCCCTGCTTTCAACCAAGTTCAGCCATCAACATATAAAGTTAATTTGTCTGTTGCAAACTGCAAGGTGTGAAAGCTGCATCTGCAATGTTCAACTAGGGTGACTAATGTTGCAATCATTGTTTGCTCTTTTATTATTGTCCTCTAATGAATTCAGTTTCAGTTCGATTTACCACCGctgcactttttttgttttttattgttttgtaatgCAGCTGGTTATTCAGTCAGTTGGTGGTGTTGTGAAATGTCTCAGTCTGCCAGTTCACTTTCAGTAGCTCTTTCTCAGAAGGAAAGTTCTTGTCTGATCGTGACACAGCCATTTCCCTTGGCCTCACCGAGGTACGAACCGAGAAGTACTGGTGCCCTATATGACCATCTTCCATTTTCACATGTGTGTTAACAATATGCTGAGACTGAGAATTAGGTCATAAAGTGAAACCGAGAAGAGAAGTGAAGTAAGCAGTCTGCTCTGTCCAATAAGAATCCCCTTTAGAAGAGACAAAATAGACCCAGTTGCTAAAACCCACTCCCAGGAAACACCACCACACTTCCTTTTGACTAATTTCAAATAATGGCATCATTGCTTTTGTAAACCTTTGCTTAATTTTATCTCTTGATCAATGTATATTCATAAGAAGATGCTTATTAGTCACAGACACGCACTATTTGGGCTTCATGTGAACTTGCTGGTATGCCAGGGACTTTCTTCTTCCACATGTCTTGTACCACATGTGGTTAGCTGTGtgacttttattcatttccCTATAGAGTGGGCAATACCAGTGAATATAGCACTTCCCTGTTTGGACACCCCTTCACATGAGTGCATCACATGAAcgctttctttttcctttcctgaCATAGACACCTTTTATTAGCAGTAGAGAAACAGGAAAtcaagggagagaggggggtgtgacatgcagcgtATGTGGCATGTGCCTTAACCACTAGACCACCTGCTAACCCCACACAAACGCTTTTTACTTTGGAAATGGGAATATATGCGTTGGTGTTCATTTTGTGGTGCTGATGCTGCTTTGTATGAACAGAGGTTAAAACTCGGCTCGgatgaaatgattaaataaataaatgtggagTGAGTACATGATTACTGGAAAACAGGGGGACACAGGTAACTTTGGCTCTAAAACTGACTAAATCATACCTTTCTTGTTTAAATCATGCAAAACTGAGCCAGCCAACCCTCCATTGTTTTTACTAAGATAAGCTGCCTCCTTTGTATTgagtagacagacagacatgaaaaatggGAAAACAAATAGGCATATTTCCTAATATGTTGAGTCCTTTGGTGAACTTTCTTTTATGATAAAGGGgatgttttttggttttaaaaaaaagaagtacatGACATGTTTCATCACTGTTTACTTGAAAAATAAATTTCCAGAAATCTCCGAAACTTCCCTCACACAGTCAACATGCTTAGCTTTCAGGCATTTAGCTGATAATGAGAGTAAAGCTTCACTGTCAGGCTCAAGGgcattttaacagctgtaaatgaTGTAAAAGCAGATAGTAGGGCTCACAACATCCTAACATCGACTGCTCTTGATTTGGTCTTCACTCACACCTCACGGTTTTTAGTTTCATGCATCAGTCAACTGTGATCGTAAGTGCACCACCTGTATATACAAAGTGTGATAAAAATGGACTCACACCTAGAAGAAACTTAATCGACTGTGCAAGCTGTGGGTGTATTGTTTAGTTTCCAACGTGATAGGTGTGGTTCAGTGGGTTTATTCTTTGTCACATCTTTGTGAAACGTGCTGTCACTGTTCAACGATCCCAGATTGGAAATAAATTTGCCTTCAACTtaatgcatttccttttttttttgttgtatttgccACGGTGCTTTAGGGAGAGAGGTTTACATCTTCAACAGTTGTGGGTTTTGTTGTGTATCTCAGACAGAGGGTTGTCACTCAGCACTACGTCAGTGTGTTGTGGTATATAATGCCAGAGGATGAGTCAAGTTACCAGTCTCACAACCCCCACAACGAAATAGAGCTGCACTTCTGCTGAGTTCAAAATCTCATCATTATATTGGTAAGTGATTAATTGCAAGACTACAAAACTGTATAATAATTTGCAGTGCATTTGTTAGGGAACTTTTAAGCCTAATTTTTACCATTCAGTTCATATTTTATCTATGTTTTACAAAGTAAAAATATCTTTTTGGTGTGTTGTCTTACATCACTATATTTTGATTCCTTGCAGATAACATGGACTTCATGGACTTCACTCAATTTACAACACCTTCTGTGACCACAGGAACTGAATATACTGATTATACTGTAAGTATTTACTCTTTTTATGttctgtataaataaataggtTTAAAAAGCAATagattgtgtgtatatatataataacaatacaATATCACAGAAAGGGACAAAACGCAAATACTATTTCAAATGCAAAAGTGTTTTTAGTGcatgtgtgtctcagtgtttgTTTATGCCACAATGTTCAATGTTTGAGTTTAAAGAATGGTGAAATTTAAGtcgagagaaaaaaaatgtgtctgtttaaaaaaatacacccTGACAcatgatatattttatatttcacgTATGTTGTTGAATGTGTGTAATCAGTATAAGACAGAATTTCACACCGCAGATACAGTAGGTGTATCTCATGCAGACATCTATAGGATACTCAAATGCCATAGTAGGAGTTGTGTCTGCATCAGATGTTTCCATTGTTTGTGAAAACCAGCTTCATCTCGCTGTTTATCTCTGCCCTACATCTAAACTTGATGCTTCTGGGGTACTGTATTCGGCTGGGGGCCCCTTTTCTGGAGCCCCCTCAGGATCTTTTACCCCTCTCAGGCTTGGATAGAACAGCAGGAAGTTGTGCAGTAGTGTGGTTTCTCTGGCTCAGACATCTGCacctgtatgtgttttttttgcactCTGGTTAGCTTGTACGTCACTACTActcattatactgtatattatatcaCTACATTCACATTTGATACAGTTGTGAAACCCTGGCGGCAGGAAATGAGATGAAGAAAAGTCTATCAGATGGGCTTACATCTACATCTAATACCACATCATATAatcctgtttttctgttttcaattACAGTCCTCCACTGATTACTCAGACTATGACGATGACCTCCTTGACAGCATAGGCATATGCGACAGAAGCTGGGTCAGGGAGTTTCGAGGGCAGTACGAACCACCGctcttctggatcatcttcATCCTGGGAGCCTTTGGTAACCTGTTGGTGGTTTGGATCTACACCACTGAGCGAAACCGCATGAAAACAATGACCGATGTTTACCTGCTGAACCTGGCTGTGGCTGATCTCCTCTTCCTGTGCACGTTGCCCTTCTGGGCTACTGATGCTATCAAGGGATGGAGCTTTGGTGTTGGTGTGTGCAAATTTGTGTCCGCTATGTACAAGATCAATTTCTTCAGCAGCATGCTCCTGCTCACCTGCATTAGCGTGGACCGCTACATTGCTATTGTTGCAGTCATCAAGGCTCACAACTtgaagagaaagaggctgtTCTACAGTAAACTtgtctgtgtgggtgtctgGTTTGTCTCTGCTGTCCTTGCCCTCCCTGAGTTTATCTTCGCCCAGGTGAAGACAGACCACAGCGGGCAGTCTTTCTGTGCTCTGGTGTACTGGTCCAATGTTAACAACCGCACAAAGATCCTGGTGCTGGTCATGCAGATCTGCATGGGCTTCTGCCTTCCTCTGCTTATAATGTTCTTCTGCTATTCTACCATTATTCACACACTTCTGCGAGCCAGGAACTTTGAGAAGCATAAGGCACTACGTGTCATCTttgctgtggtgtgtgtgtttgttctctccCAGCTGCCTCACAACAGTCTGCTGATAGTGGAGGCCTCGCAGGCAGCTAATACTACCATCACACTGTGTGGCACCCTGACACGTTTTGATATAGCTGGACAGATAGCCAAGAGTCTGGCATACACTCACGCCTGCCTGAACCCATTCCTGTACGTCTTCATCGGAGTCCGCTTTAGGAAAGACCTTGTGAGGCTTGTGAAGAAGTGGTTATGCTGTCAAGGCAGTGCAGGGCCAAGTAAACCGATGCCTCCTAAACGTCCCTCTATCATGTCAGACACTGAGACCACCCCTGCTCTTTCCTTATAAATAACCAATTTCAAAACATAAACCTCATAAACCTGTGATCTGAGCCTACACATTCACATTACCTTGTTTATCTTGTTCTTTATACTTTTCTTGTAGCAAACCCAAGATAAGAGTTTCAACCATGAAAGGTCAAAAGTCCACATTCATTTTACTCATATTATGCAAACTGAAATAGGACTtgtatataaaatgtacatttgtgtaaagtcaactgttttttttataaagtgttTGTCTTTCAATATATTTGTTGTGCATTGCTGTGATGTAATAAAAAGTCTTTTGGATTTCtataattaaaaatgatgaaaatctCAAGAATTCTGCATTTTTCTTGTACCCACATGAAGATAATTCATCTCCACCacaaaatacaaatgtgaaAAAGGTGCAATTTAAGTTTAAGTACACActataaatgactgaaatgatgaATTCAGCAGTTTACTACTATGGAAAATAGAGCGCTTTCACTGGTATAACGTACCAAGTGTGGTATGAAACCAGCTTGTTAATGTGGCTGATAGTTGAATCCGCAATGTCTCAGTCTGACTAGATGTCCTGTTGACAGTCTATACCAACGTCTGTGCCGACACGCTTAACTGTTTAACCTGGTCTGTTTTTTTGGCAATGACTTGGCAGTTTCATAGTGAATACTAACGGATGCCCATTCAAACTGACATTAAAGAAGTTTCCCACACTGACCTCAGAGAGGCTGCAGCTCAGACAGGGTGACAGACAGCCagccaggcaggcaggcaggcaggcaagcggagagacagacagacaagaggGCTCAACCACAACTTTAACAGGGCACACAGGTTTCCAGTTTCACCCGACTGAACGCTTGAGTGCATGGTATTCTTTGCTCAAACCTACACAATATGCAAGAAATTCAATATGCACTCTAGCTGAAGAGGAATTGTCTATACTTGCATGGCCTATGCCACCGCCATCTGAGAACATCAAAGCCATGCAGACCTAATGGCGTGCTGGCGGCCTGCTTTCTATCCCTCTGTTGGGTGAGCTGTGGGCGATGGATGAGCTGTATGCCATAAAATCACAGTTTCATGACACCCCCGAACAGAGATCGCTGTATGAATGTGATATTGGCTGTGTAGGTCTTGTATTTGGGATATATTGACAGAGATTCAGAGCTGAGTCACAGCTAGTTTGATACGTGTTTGATTCGTGCAGCAAAATAAACACGCACGCCTGTtaaagtatttgtactttaaaaGATTAAGTATGCAGGTTTTAAAGTTTGGTTGGACGCTCAATACATTTAGTAAGTGTAAAGGTTGGTTAATTGGCAAATTCAATGCCAACTGACACATAGAAAGACAAGTAAAAGACgcagatgaagaaagaaaaaaaaaaagaggatacaTGTTTTCTAGTCTAGCACATCAggtgtaaaaaaacacaacctggTGTGTTATTGTGGTCCTTGAGGTTGGTACTAGACTACTGCAGCTAAGGTGCAGAATTCAGGTGAGACCACAGGCAAAttctttcattttcctcctttgTACTGCTTCTTCCTCTCACGAAACCCATCACCATCAAGTCAATAACAACATTGCTCCTGTGTAAATGCATAGctgaggccttttttttttttcttcaccacGTTCGCTATGGATGTCCTCGGGTACCCTGGCAGATGTCTTGGCGCAATGTAACCACTTAACTGAGCTAGAGCACAGCTTTGGCTTTGTAATCTGAATTAATTAACTTGATCTACAGGCCTTGCTTTGGTTTTACCcatacaatacaaaacacatcTTTTTCGATGTACTATTTGGTGTCGCAATCAGTTCCCTAGTGCACAAGAAGTAAATGTGTCTAACACCTCCCACCAAAAAGGAGAAACTGCAAAACTGTGTCATACCCTGTTGCACAACACAcaccatttattttaatgttagcTGCGGTGTTTACGGAAGAAACATGAGACTTTGCACTATAAGAGCAAACCAGGTCATCAGATACCTTTAATTGACCCCAAATCATCCATCTGTGGTAACACCATCTATGATAGTTATCTGTATTGCACACAGGGCGAACAGAACAACAGGAACGACTTATAAATGaactaaaaccaaaaaaactacTCACATCTGATAAAGATTTAACTGTGTCACTCCTGTGTTGACTGCAGGTCAGGTGTAGTCcacattttctcttcttctcttctgcaTTCATACTGCTGTCTTATTTGGAGCATCAAAAAAAAGTGATTGTTTCAAACATTTGTTGGTTTATTGGTTAATTTTGCAGGCACCCTCAATCACAACACTTGACTCAGGTTGGTGGGAAACTGAGTTGTGTCTTTTGCAGTCAGACAAGCAAAGTTGGcattttattgtaaaaaataaacatgaaaccaAAGAAATTAGACTTCCACTAATGTGTaatcatatttgtgtttgtttgggaGGAAAATAaacttaaccacttaacatacgcccctgtttttagacccacatagtttgagactcagagatgtgtctggtatcattggaaaggaaacactgtcaggattcttgtaaacatgtctgtgtgattctgtgacttactgacgaagagtggcagaggttacaatgatggggttgtttactcgcccataggtttgcctttacaatgacatgtgtacagacattcagggacctctcagcgggatatagaacAACAAgtaacaggtatgtccatgcgttttcctcaggtcctttttggagactccaaatggacacttggttaccaaagctgtataaccgcaatcaaacacctataacttcacatccccaaaatcttggtctctaatgaaagctgacgccatattattattattattaatattattattattattattattattacatataaccatatttttttgtttggccatatctatctatctatctatctatctgtttattttggtataagtcatatgttaagtcgaagaagaaccaaccgtgtaccaaaatgccgagtgcgtaatgatatatggttcaactcttttacgcacagggcgcacgccggttacgcttggagtttgtttatggacagccaaacgtcatagtttagtgtcatacaccgttggaaacctctgactattggctaaaaggttatcaacttcatttcaccgaatatttccataggctagaacagcagtcaatcaaagccatgtcgtcattgttgtcggtcacatgtcctcattggctttggagacatgtactgcctaatcctaaacaccgattggcttgtgtgtggtgtcgtcagaagcagaagaggctcacggtcgtaaacatctagtcacgtgtactctgagatggacgtgcaggtcaggaaatgacgtaaacggaccgtatatggtttgttatttgtgttattacattatatgttggactaaatacatggacatattgaggaaagtatttcggttttatggaaacggatttcatatttcacaagaatggatatttggcgagctgtacagaaagtcctgagtcataagatgatcgttgtggataaagggaagactttgaaggtatgtagcattatagcttttcttacttagctcaggggctagccgagctaatcgctaatactattacggctgtgagcaaccatataagtcgtgagtggtcttgaatgaatcaggacaatctaagctttccaacgatgtacggcatgaatatatatgtttaagggttggtgtttaaaacattcagaagaacgtgtggctacctcctaacatccgtcccgtcccgtagacggaacagcgtgcgttaagtggttaactgTGTCACTGCTGTGTTGACTGCAGGTCAGGTGTAGTCcatgttttctcttcttctcttctgcaTTCATACTGCTGTCTTATTTGCCTTATTTGCATAAAAAAGTGATTGATTCAACCGTTTATCCatatttgtttatgtgtttgttggCTCATTTTGCAGGCACTCTCAGTCACAACACTTGACTCAGGTTGGTGGGAAACTGAGTTGTGTTTTTTGCAGTCAGACAAGCAAAGTTGGcaatattgtattacaaattGTAGTGATTCTGTAGATTCAGATGACTACACaccaaagacaaaaatgtgtatacACTATATGGACAAAAGTATTGGGACGCCCCTCTTAATCATTGAATTCAGGTGTTTCATTCAGACACATTGCCACaggtgtgtaaaatcaagcacctaAGTATGCAGTTGCTCAAAATGGGTTATTCCAAAGAGCTCAGTGAATACAAGCCGGGTACTATCATAGGATGCCACCTTTGCAATAAGTCCACGGTCAACTCTAAGTGGCATTATTGGCGAGTGGAAACATTAAAGAACAACAGCAGCTCAACCATGAAGTGGCAGACCACATAAAGTCACAGAGCGGGGACAACGAGtgtgtaaaagtactgcagagTTCCAAACTTCCTCGAGCAGTAgcatcaggaaaaaaaacagtccGCCGAGCTTCATGGAACGGGCCGAGCAGCTGCATGCAAGCCTTACATCACTAAGCGCAATGCCAAGTGTCAGATGGATTGGTGTAAAGCACGCTGCCACTGGACTCTGTAGTAGTGGAAACATATTCTGTGGAGTGACGGATCAAGTGTCTCTGTCTGGCAGCCTGATGGACGGGTCTGGGTTTTGGTGGATGCCAGGAGAGTGTTACCTGCCATCTGTAAAGTTTGGTGGAGGAGGGCGCTTGTTTTTCAGGGGTGAAGGGAGATCTTAATACTTCAGCATACCAAGACATTTGGGACAAATCTGGCTTCCAACTTTGTGGGAACAGTTTAGGGAAGGCCCTTTTTATGTTCCAGCATGACTGTGCCCCTGTGTACAAAGCAAGGCCCATTAAGACATGGTTGGGTGAGTTTGGTGTGGAAGAATTTGACTGGTCCTCAAAGAGCTCTGACCTCAACCCTATcaaacacctttgggatgaaccAGAGCGGAGATTTCGAGTCAGGCCTTCTTGTCCCAACATCGATGCCTGACCTCATAAATGCTGTTCTGGATGAATGGTGGGCGGCACGTTGGTGCAGTGGTTGCCTCAGAGCAAGAGGGTTCTGGGTTCAAACCCGCCGGCCGGCTGGGAcccttctgtgtggagtttgcatgttctcctttTGCCTGCGTCGGTTCTTTCTGGGttctccagcttcctcccatagaccaaaaacatgcaggttaggttGATTGGGAGACTCTAAATTGcccgtaggtgtgaatgtgagcatGAAAAGTTGATCTATATGTGAGCTCTGTTATGGACTGGCGACCCTGCCTTTCGcccaatgacagctgggattggctccagcccCCCTGCGACCCTCTGGAGGATAAACAGtttggaaaatggatggataaatgggCAAAAATTCCAACAGAAGCCTTCCTAGAAGTGTTGAAGCTGTTATAGCCGCAAAGAGGGGACCAAATCCATATTAATGCCTATGGATTTAGAATGGGATGCCATAAAAACTCCTCTTGGTGTAAGGCCAGGAGTCCTAATACTTTTGTCCATATAGTGTATCTACATGTACAATatattctttaaataaaatactgtaaacacTGAACATAACTTATTACATTAACTATACTATTTGCACTAC contains the following coding sequences:
- the ccr9b gene encoding C-C chemokine receptor type 9 encodes the protein MDFTQFTTPSVTTGTEYTDYTSSTDYSDYDDDLLDSIGICDRSWVREFRGQYEPPLFWIIFILGAFGNLLVVWIYTTERNRMKTMTDVYLLNLAVADLLFLCTLPFWATDAIKGWSFGVGVCKFVSAMYKINFFSSMLLLTCISVDRYIAIVAVIKAHNLKRKRLFYSKLVCVGVWFVSAVLALPEFIFAQVKTDHSGQSFCALVYWSNVNNRTKILVLVMQICMGFCLPLLIMFFCYSTIIHTLLRARNFEKHKALRVIFAVVCVFVLSQLPHNSLLIVEASQAANTTITLCGTLTRFDIAGQIAKSLAYTHACLNPFLYVFIGVRFRKDLVRLVKKWLCCQGSAGPSKPMPPKRPSIMSDTETTPALSL